From Candidatus Methylomirabilota bacterium:
CGACCAACCAGCTCGCGATCTATGTCGGCAGGAACCGCGCCGAGACCGAGAAGGATATGCGCCACTGGCTCTCGACAGAGTGGGACACGGCGGCCTGGAGCGAGTCCACCATCGAGCACGCCATCCACGGCTCGCCGGAGGAGTGCGTCGCGCAGCTACGCGCCCACGTGCAAACCGGCGTGAATCGGATTATCCTCATCCCGTACCGATACGAACCCGAGCAGGTGGAGCGAATCGCCAAGGAGGTCTTGCCAAAGCTATGACCACGTACATCGACATCAACTGCGACATGGGCGAGAGCTACGGCCGCTGGACCCTCGGCAACGACGAGGGCGTCATGCCCCACATCACGTCCGCCAACATCGCCTGCGGCTTCCACGGGGGCGAGCCCCACGTGATGCGCAAGACGGTCGAGCTGGCGCTCAAGCACGGCGTGGCCATCGGCGCCCACCCGGGCCTGCCCGACCTGATGGGCTTCGGCCGGCGGCGCATGGAAATGTCGCCGCAGGAGATCAAGGACATCCATCGCTACCAGGTCGGCGCCCTCGGCGCCTTCGTCCATGCGGCGGGTGCGAGGCTCCAACACGTCAAGGCCCACGGCATCCAGTACCACATGTTCGAGGAGAACCTGGAGCTGGCCCGCGCCTCGGCCGAGCAGGTGCTGGAGCTCGACCCGAACCTGATCCTCATGGTCATGGCGATGACCAAGTACGACGCCGAGGCGCGCAAGACCAAGGTGCGCGTCGCCGCCGAGGGCTTCGCGGACCGCGTCTACGCCGACGACGGCCAGCTGGTCTCGCGCAAGCTTGGTAAAGACGCGCTGGTCTCCGATCCAGCAAAGGCTGCCGAGCAGGCGGTGCGGATGGTGATGGAGCAGAAGGTCAAGACGATCACGGGCAAGACCATCAGCGCCAAGGTGGACACCATCTGCATCCACGGCGACAGCCCGGGCGCGGACAAGATCGTCGCGGCGGTGCGCGAGGGGCTCGTCAAGGCGGGCGCGACCGTCAAGCCGCTGCGCGACTGGTTCAAGGGGTAACGGCACCCGGGCAGGACCGGCAAGCGGCGACCGGTATCGCGTACCGATGCTGAAGGAGATCCTGCGGGAGTACTGGTCCAACCGGCCGATGGAGCTCGCCGCCGCCCTGTCGTACTACACGCTGCTCTCGCTCGCGCCGCTGGTGTTGATGACGGTCTCTCTCGCCGGTCTGGTCTTCGAGCGCGCCGCCGTGGAGGGCAGGGTCGTCAGCGAGATCCGCGGGCTCGTCGGGCACGAGGGCGCGGAGGTAGTCCAGACCGTCATGCGGCACGCCAACGACCGGGGAAAAGGCGCGATCTCGCTCGCTATCGGCATGATTTTCCTTCTCGTAGGCGCGACCACGGTGTTCGTCCAGCTGCAAGACTCTCTCAATCGCATCTGGAAGGTTGACACGACCCTGCGCCTTGGCGCGATCCAGAGCTTCATCAAGGAGCGCCTGCTGTCGCTCGCCATGGTCCTGGGCATCGGGTTCCTTCTGCTGGTCTCGCTACTCGTCAACACCGCGCTCACCGCCGTCAGCGACTCGGCGCGCGTGACGGTCGGCGGCTCACCGGTCTTCCTGCACGCCGTCAACGCGCTGGGCTCGTTCGCGGTCATCACCGGCCTCTTCGCCATGATCTTCAAGGTCCTGCCCGATGCGCCGGTGACCTGGCGCGACGTCTGGTTCGGCGCCGTCCTGACCTCCGTCCTCTTCACACTCGGCAAGTTCGCCCTCGGCCTCTACCTCGGCCGCGCCGGCATCGGCTCGGCCTACGGCGCCGCCGGTTCCCTGGTGGTGATGACGGTGTGGGTGTACTACGCGTCGATGATCCTCTTCTTCGGCGCCGAGCTGACGTACGTCCGATCCAGGCACGCTTCGGCCGCGCAGAGCGGCTAGAGCGGCGAGTCGTGCCCTCAGCGCCGGCCGCGCGCCCCCGCGAGAATCCCCTCGAGCGCCTCGGTCGCGCGGTGCCAGTCGAAGCGCGACGTCACGAAGTCACGGCCGCGTTCGGCGAGACGATCTCTCAGCGCGCGATCCGTGACGACGCGCTCGAGCCCCTGCGCCAGCGCGGCGACGTCGCGCCGCGGCGCCACCAGCGCAGTCTCACCGTCCTTCGCATAATCGCGGCAGCCGCCGTTGTCGAAGGTGATGAGCGCGGCGCCACAGGCCATGGCCTCCATGGGCGGCATGCCGAGCCCCTCGTCCCAGGACGGGCAGAGGTAAATGGGACACCGGCTGTAGAGCCACGCCAGGCGCTCCTGGGGCAGGTTCTCGTGGAACTCGTCGTACGGCAGCGTCTCGCGCGGGCGCTTGACGCCGAAGCCCACCAGCAGGACTTCGGGATGCCGCACCTTGACCGCCGCGATCGCCTCGAGCCCTTCGCGCACGCCCTTCCACGCATAGTCGTGGTGGAGCATGAGCACGCGGAGGGCGTCGTCCGACCGCGCGCCCTCCACCGGATGGAAGAGTTCACGGTCCACGGGAGTGACCAGGACCTCGGCCGCACTGCCGAAGCGCTCCCGCATGATGTCCTTGAGCCACGTGGAGATGACGATCTTCTCGAGCGGCAGCGCGTACGTCGCGTCCACCCGCGCGGGGTCGCCGTGGTAGAGGCTCTCGTAGTGCTGGACGAAATAGAACTTGGCGCCGGCGCTCCCGGACGCCCGCGCGACGGCATCCGCCGACTGCCACGCCGTGGCGATGAGCGCATCGGCCTTTAGACGCGCTGGATCCCACCCCGCCACCCAGCGCATGCGGGCGCGGAAGCCCGGGATCCAGTCCGGCCCCTGTCCGCGGACATTGCGCCACCAGGCGAGCCAGGGCCGCTTGGCGGGCACTACCACAGTGACGTCGTGCCCGCGCCCGGCGAGGCGATCCGCGTAGGTCAGGATGGCGCGCACGCCGCCGGCGATGCGGATATGCGGCGCGAGAAAGGTGATCTTCAAATGGCCATCGAGACCTGGCCGCCGCGGCGGTAGGCGCCGGGGTCCAGCACCACGTTGATGCAGTAGACTTCGCCCGAGCCCATGGCGCGATCGAGCGCGGGGCGCAGCTGCTTGGGCTCCGTCACCTGCACGCCCTTGCCGCCGAGGGCCTCCACCATCTGGTCGAAGCGCGTGAAGGGCAGCGAGGTCGCCACCTGGCGCTCGGCGCCGAAGAAGGAGAGCTGCGGGTTGCGGATCTGCCCCCAGCCGCCGTCGTTGCCGATCACCACCGTCATCGGCAGCTTGAAGCGCACGGCCGTCTCCATCTCCATGCCGTTCAGCCCGAAGGCGCCGTCGCCCGCGATCAGCAGCACGCGCTCTGCCGGGCGGAGGAGCTTGGCCGCGATGGCGAAGGACGGCCCGACGCCGAGGCACCCGAACGGCCCCGGGTCGAGCCACTGCCCCGGCCGCTGGAGCGAGACGATCTTCGACGCGCAGCCGACCACGTCGCCGCCGTCGCCGACGACCGTGGTCTGCGCATCCACGACGGCCGCCAGCTCATGACCGAGGCGGTAGTGGCTGATGGGTACGCTGTCGGAGAGCCGCTCCACCATGAGCCGCTCCTGGCTCTCCGTCTCCTTCTTCTCGACGGCCTGCCGCCACGCCTCGAAGCGCGCGCCCACGTTCTTCGGGAGCGCTTCCTTCGCCTCTCGCAGCGTGAGACCGATATGAGACGCGAGCCCCAGCTCCAGAGGCCGGTTGCGCCCCAGCTCGACGGGATCGCAATCCACCATGACCACCTTGACGTGTTCGGCGAAGGACGGCGGCCTGCCATAGCCCAGACGGAAGTCGAGCGGCGTGCCGAGGACGAGGACGAAGTCCGCCTGCCCCAACGCGAAGCCCCGGGCCTGAGAGAAAGCGAGCGGATGGCCCGCGGGCAGGGACCCGCGCCCGGCGCCGTTCATGAAGACGGGCACGCCGGCGGCCTCTGCGAATGCCGCGAGATCGGCCGCCGCGTCGTCCCAGTAGACACCGCTCCCCACCATGACGATGGGCCGCTCGGCCTTCGACAAAAGATCGACGAGCTTCTGGACGGACTCCGGATCGGCCGCGAGCGGCCGCCGGTGAACGTACCCCGTTGGGATGGGAGCGAGGCGATCCTCGACCATGGTCATCAGGAGATCCACGGGAATCTCAACGAAGACCGGGCCCGGCCTGCCGGTCAGCGCCGTGCGAATGGCCGTCGTCAGGACTTCAGGGATCTGCCGCGTCTCGGACACTGTCCACGAGCCCTTGGTAATGGGCTTGAGGAGATCCACCTGCTCGACTTCCTGAAGGGAGCCGAGGCCGCGCAACCCGAGCGGCGCCGCGCCGCCGATCAGCAGCAGAGGGCTCCGCGCCGAGTACGCATTAGCCACGCCCGTGACGGCATCCGTCACGCCCGGCCCCGCCGTCACCACGGCCACGCCGATATTGCGCGTCAACCGCGCGTAGGCATCGCCCGCGTGCGCCGCCGCCTGCTCGTGGCGCACGTCCACGACCTCGACGCCCTCGGTGATGCAGCCGTCGTAGATCGGCAGGATGTGCCCGCCGCAGAGCGTGAAGATATGGCCGACGCCCGCCTGCTTGAGCGTCCGCGCCACGAGGTGTCCACCGTTCAGATCCGCCATGTGACTCCTTCCCGGATTGGCAGGTCTTCTACCAGAACTTCTCCCACTTGACGCTCTTCCGATCCATGCCCTTCTTGACGAGGGCGTCGCGGACGGCATTGACCGTGTCGCCGCCGCCGCAGACATAGACCATGAGCTTGTCCACGCTGTGGACGAGCCGGTCCACGACGGCGGCGGCCTCTCCCGCTTCGCCGTGCCAGCCCGCGGGCGCCTCGCGCACCGCCGCCACGTAGGTGAAGCCCGGGTAGCGCCGCGCGAGGGAGCGGAACTCGGCGTCGTAGAGGAGCCACGAGGGGTCGCGTGCCCAGTAGATCAGGATGGTCGGACGACCGTAGCCCGTCTCGTAGAGCTCGGCAAGGATCGACAGCACTGGCACGATGCCGATCTCCTCGGCGACGAAGACGGCGCGGCGCGGGTCGGCGCGGTTGAAGGTGAAGCCGCCCGTCGGCCCCTTGAACTCCACCGGGTCGCCGGGCTTGAGCGCTCGCAGCCATTGGGAGCCCATGCCACCGGGGGCGACGTCCACGGCCAGCGTGATCGTCCGCTTGCGCGTGGGTGACGAGAGCATGGTCCAGGCGCGGACGATCTTGGGGCCGAAGGGCACTGAAATCCACTGCCCCGCGTCGAAGTCGAGCACGTCCGGCTCGACCATGCGGAGATCCACCTCGATGACCTCGGGGCGCGGCCAGCGGATGCCGGCCACCTCCGCCCGGCACTCCCTGGGCTTCTGCGCCAACTACCGGCCCCGGAACTTCGGGAAGATCTCGGCGGCGTACGTCTCGATCTGCTCGGCCTCGTCGGCGGCGTCGCAGATCGCGTTGAGGACGAAGTAGGAACAGCCGGCCTCGATGAAGCGCTGGAGCTGCTCCGCGCACTGGTCCGGCGTGCCGATGATGCCGTACTTCTTCGCCAGCGGCGCGAAGTCCTGAGCGTAGCGCGTCGAGAGCCGCTCGACCCACGCCCGCTCGGCGCTCTCGTAGTCCTTGCCGACGGTGATGAAGGTCAGGTGCGCCTTCGTGAAGCTCTCGAGCGAGCGGCCCGCCATCGCCGCGGCCGCCTCGATCTTGGCGACGCTCTGCTTGTAGCGCTCCGCCTGGACGACGTAGGAGATCCAGCCGTCGCCCTGCCGTCCCGCGCGGGCGAGCGCCGCGTCCGAGCGGCCGCCGATCCAGATGGGCGGCGCGGGTTTCTGCACGGGCTTGGGGTCTATGCTCACGCCCTCGAACTCGGTGAAGCGCCCCTTGAAGCTGGCCGGCGAGTCGCGCCAGAGCGTGCGCATGACGTCGATGCCTTCAGTAACGCGCGCGCCGCGTTCCTTGTGGGGAATGCCGCAGGCCTCGAACTCCTTTGGGTTCTCTCCGCCGACGCCCACGCCGAAGATGAGCCGGCCTCCTGAGAGCGCGTCGAGCGTCGAGGTGATCTTGGCGGCCACCGTCGGCTGGCGCAATGCGAGGAGGTAGACGCCCGCGCCGAGCTTGACCCGGCGGGTGATGCCGGCGTACGAGGCCAGGAGCGTCAGCGACTCGTAGAGCGGCGAGCGAAAGGAGACGTGGTCGCCCGTCCAGAGCGAGTCGAAGCCGAGCGCGTCCACGCGGCGCGCGATGGCGAATTGCTCCTGGGGCGGGTGCAGGGAGAGAAAAGCGCCGAAGCGGATGGGCGGCATGGGTTACCTCGGGAAGGCGTCCTTGACCCCGCCGTCCACCGTGATGGTACAGCCCGTGGTCTTCGCCGAGCGGTCGGAAGCAAGGAAGAGCACGGCCTCCGCCACATCCTCGGGCAGGATGGGCACGGCCAGGATGTTG
This genomic window contains:
- a CDS encoding FAD-dependent oxidoreductase, with the protein product MAGIRWPRPEVIEVDLRMVEPDVLDFDAGQWISVPFGPKIVRAWTMLSSPTRKRTITLAVDVAPGGMGSQWLRALKPGDPVEFKGPTGGFTFNRADPRRAVFVAEEIGIVPVLSILAELYETGYGRPTILIYWARDPSWLLYDAEFRSLARRYPGFTYVAAVREAPAGWHGEAGEAAAVVDRLVHSVDKLMVYVCGGGDTVNAVRDALVKKGMDRKSVKWEKFW
- a CDS encoding LLM class flavin-dependent oxidoreductase, which codes for MPPIRFGAFLSLHPPQEQFAIARRVDALGFDSLWTGDHVSFRSPLYESLTLLASYAGITRRVKLGAGVYLLALRQPTVAAKITSTLDALSGGRLIFGVGVGGENPKEFEACGIPHKERGARVTEGIDVMRTLWRDSPASFKGRFTEFEGVSIDPKPVQKPAPPIWIGGRSDAALARAGRQGDGWISYVVQAERYKQSVAKIEAAAAMAGRSLESFTKAHLTFITVGKDYESAERAWVERLSTRYAQDFAPLAKKYGIIGTPDQCAEQLQRFIEAGCSYFVLNAICDAADEAEQIETYAAEIFPKFRGR
- a CDS encoding YihY/virulence factor BrkB family protein: MLKEILREYWSNRPMELAAALSYYTLLSLAPLVLMTVSLAGLVFERAAVEGRVVSEIRGLVGHEGAEVVQTVMRHANDRGKGAISLAIGMIFLLVGATTVFVQLQDSLNRIWKVDTTLRLGAIQSFIKERLLSLAMVLGIGFLLLVSLLVNTALTAVSDSARVTVGGSPVFLHAVNALGSFAVITGLFAMIFKVLPDAPVTWRDVWFGAVLTSVLFTLGKFALGLYLGRAGIGSAYGAAGSLVVMTVWVYYASMILFFGAELTYVRSRHASAAQSG
- a CDS encoding 5-oxoprolinase subunit PxpA; translated protein: MTTYIDINCDMGESYGRWTLGNDEGVMPHITSANIACGFHGGEPHVMRKTVELALKHGVAIGAHPGLPDLMGFGRRRMEMSPQEIKDIHRYQVGALGAFVHAAGARLQHVKAHGIQYHMFEENLELARASAEQVLELDPNLILMVMAMTKYDAEARKTKVRVAAEGFADRVYADDGQLVSRKLGKDALVSDPAKAAEQAVRMVMEQKVKTITGKTISAKVDTICIHGDSPGADKIVAAVREGLVKAGATVKPLRDWFKG
- a CDS encoding thiamine pyrophosphate-binding protein, producing the protein MADLNGGHLVARTLKQAGVGHIFTLCGGHILPIYDGCITEGVEVVDVRHEQAAAHAGDAYARLTRNIGVAVVTAGPGVTDAVTGVANAYSARSPLLLIGGAAPLGLRGLGSLQEVEQVDLLKPITKGSWTVSETRQIPEVLTTAIRTALTGRPGPVFVEIPVDLLMTMVEDRLAPIPTGYVHRRPLAADPESVQKLVDLLSKAERPIVMVGSGVYWDDAAADLAAFAEAAGVPVFMNGAGRGSLPAGHPLAFSQARGFALGQADFVLVLGTPLDFRLGYGRPPSFAEHVKVVMVDCDPVELGRNRPLELGLASHIGLTLREAKEALPKNVGARFEAWRQAVEKKETESQERLMVERLSDSVPISHYRLGHELAAVVDAQTTVVGDGGDVVGCASKIVSLQRPGQWLDPGPFGCLGVGPSFAIAAKLLRPAERVLLIAGDGAFGLNGMEMETAVRFKLPMTVVIGNDGGWGQIRNPQLSFFGAERQVATSLPFTRFDQMVEALGGKGVQVTEPKQLRPALDRAMGSGEVYCINVVLDPGAYRRGGQVSMAI
- a CDS encoding glycosyltransferase family 4 protein, with product MKITFLAPHIRIAGGVRAILTYADRLAGRGHDVTVVVPAKRPWLAWWRNVRGQGPDWIPGFRARMRWVAGWDPARLKADALIATAWQSADAVARASGSAGAKFYFVQHYESLYHGDPARVDATYALPLEKIVISTWLKDIMRERFGSAAEVLVTPVDRELFHPVEGARSDDALRVLMLHHDYAWKGVREGLEAIAAVKVRHPEVLLVGFGVKRPRETLPYDEFHENLPQERLAWLYSRCPIYLCPSWDEGLGMPPMEAMACGAALITFDNGGCRDYAKDGETALVAPRRDVAALAQGLERVVTDRALRDRLAERGRDFVTSRFDWHRATEALEGILAGARGRR